In Gossypium raimondii isolate GPD5lz chromosome 12, ASM2569854v1, whole genome shotgun sequence, a single window of DNA contains:
- the LOC105764709 gene encoding PLASMODESMATA CALLOSE-BINDING PROTEIN 3 isoform X1, producing the protein MAATLLFALLILAITAGHSTGGATGKWCVCKDGVGDGNLQKTLDYACGNGADCNAIRSNGPCYNPNTVKAHCNYAVNSYFQKKGQGQGSCEFAGTAAITTTDPSSAGCSYPSSASGGGTTLTPTTPGTTTTPSSSTTTTPSIMTPGTNTPTSTTPYSSTTPTGVLGGVGTGLGPSGTTSTNTDYSHGGFRLQPISSFTTLLFSGFMLIWG; encoded by the exons ATGGCTGCTACTTTACTGTTTGCACTGCTCATTCTTGCCATCACTGCAGGCCACTCAA caGGTGGTGCGACGGGCAAATGGTGTGTTTGCAAAGATGGTGTGGGTGATGGAAACTTGCAGAAGACATTGGACTATGCTTGTGGAAACGGTGCTGACTGTAACGCTATCCGTTCAAATGGACCTTGTTACAACCCCAACACTGTTAAAGCACATTGCAATTATGCTGTTAACAGCTATTTCCAAAAAAAAGGCCAAGGTCAAGGCTCCTGTGAATTTGCTGGCACGGCAGCCATCACTACAACTGACCCTA GCTCTGCTGGCTGTTCTTACCCCTCCAGTGCCAG TGGCGGAGGCACGACCTTAACACCAACAACACCGGGCACGACAACAACTCCATCATCATCAACAACCACCACGCCCTCCATCATGACCCCAGGCACCAACACCCCAACAAGCACTACCCCCTACAGTTCAACAACACCCACCGGAGTGTTAGGAGGAGTCGGCACCGGCTTAGGCCCATCCGGAACCACCTCCACCAACACTGATTACAGCCACGGAGGATTCCGGCTCCAACCCATTTCTTCCTTCACAACCCTCCTGTTTTCAGGCTTCATGCTGATTTGGGGTTGA
- the LOC105764709 gene encoding PLASMODESMATA CALLOSE-BINDING PROTEIN 3 isoform X2, translated as MAATLLFALLILAITAGHSSGATGKWCVCKDGVGDGNLQKTLDYACGNGADCNAIRSNGPCYNPNTVKAHCNYAVNSYFQKKGQGQGSCEFAGTAAITTTDPSSAGCSYPSSASGGGTTLTPTTPGTTTTPSSSTTTTPSIMTPGTNTPTSTTPYSSTTPTGVLGGVGTGLGPSGTTSTNTDYSHGGFRLQPISSFTTLLFSGFMLIWG; from the exons ATGGCTGCTACTTTACTGTTTGCACTGCTCATTCTTGCCATCACTGCAGGCCACTCAA GTGGTGCGACGGGCAAATGGTGTGTTTGCAAAGATGGTGTGGGTGATGGAAACTTGCAGAAGACATTGGACTATGCTTGTGGAAACGGTGCTGACTGTAACGCTATCCGTTCAAATGGACCTTGTTACAACCCCAACACTGTTAAAGCACATTGCAATTATGCTGTTAACAGCTATTTCCAAAAAAAAGGCCAAGGTCAAGGCTCCTGTGAATTTGCTGGCACGGCAGCCATCACTACAACTGACCCTA GCTCTGCTGGCTGTTCTTACCCCTCCAGTGCCAG TGGCGGAGGCACGACCTTAACACCAACAACACCGGGCACGACAACAACTCCATCATCATCAACAACCACCACGCCCTCCATCATGACCCCAGGCACCAACACCCCAACAAGCACTACCCCCTACAGTTCAACAACACCCACCGGAGTGTTAGGAGGAGTCGGCACCGGCTTAGGCCCATCCGGAACCACCTCCACCAACACTGATTACAGCCACGGAGGATTCCGGCTCCAACCCATTTCTTCCTTCACAACCCTCCTGTTTTCAGGCTTCATGCTGATTTGGGGTTGA